Part of the Colletotrichum destructivum chromosome 12, complete sequence genome, GTCAGGGTTTCCGGACTCCTTGTTCGCAATGTGGGATAGGGGGTCGAAGCGGAAGAACAGAGGACGGCACTTACACATTTACACAGTTCCCCGACTGCCAGGCCGCCCATCGAAAGGAAGACCATGGCTGATGTGGCCAAGAGCTGCATGCTTCGGGTGAGAAGGGTATAGTATATCGGTAACGACTGGGACACGATAAGCAATGGGAGAGAATGAATAACACAGGGGAAGGTGTACAGATTTATGATTCGAGGGGACATACGAGGACAGAGCGGCCTTTGGTGTTTTATATCCAACCCAGGTGGTCAAAACTGGAGTACACACGTCATGCGTGTCCCTCCTATGTTTCTGGACCTTGTATAAGACCGCGTCCCAAAAGGCGTCGTCATCGTATCcggttgtttttttttttcaatGGGTAAGATTGGTTTCTTCGGGATCGCCAGACCAGGTAATAAAGAGGTCCCATACCGGCAGCTAACAACTAGGGCCGCTCTGTTCCGTGTACTCTCTGGGTCATAGTAGCCTCAAAGCAACATGACTTGCTGTGCGGAGGCCCAACATAGCCCTTGTGTAGCCGATGACTCCGCAATAGTCAACAAAAGCCTACCCATGGATACTAGGTTGGACCAATTCCTGTACAGACAGGTTTGTCTCCCAGTTTGGTCCAGCAGAGCGGAGGAATTAATTTTCGCGGCTGTAACGATTACGAGCAATGCAGATAATCCAGACGTCGAGTAAGGCGCGCGCTATCCACCTTCGACTAGGTTCGGGCTTGACCATAGACTATGTAGTCATTTCGAGGGAGAAGGGTTACTGGACCGGAGAAGAACAGGCAAGATTATCGGCCCTAGTACCGGAGTTTGAGTCGTCGGCGGAGGTGACTGTAGTATAATAGACAAATGGCcacgggagggggggtttccTTGAACCCCTGACCCTGATATTGGTCAAAGCTGAGTTTTCACCGGGCGTACATATTTAACCAACAAATATCGCCCAGTGTCTCGGATTCAATCCGCGGATCCCTCGTTTATACCCTGCTAACCGCTTGCGTTGGCATTCTTCGGCGCCGTTCCCCGTCCTGTCCTGTCCCCCTACCCCTGGTCCCAGACGACACGCACATCTGACCGTTCGCTCATGGTGTCGAGCGATGACGTTTCCCCGGCCAGGGACTCGAACTCTGACCGACACGAGGCCGTGCCGGGCATGAGTTCTTCGGAGACTCCGGATAGCGGTATCAAACATCGGCGACCTCACCGCAAATCTCGGACCGGCTGCCAGCCGTgcaagaagaggaagattAAGTGCGACGAGGCCCGACCCTCCTGTCTCAACTGCGTCCGCAGGAAGGTCGACTGCAGCTTTCCCCTCGAGTCTGTCGTCCACCAGGACCCGGCCACCGGGGTCTGCGGCTACCGGTACTCAGGATGTCGGCCCGGGACCAGCCAACACAGCTCCGCCAGAAACTCCGCCGAACCCCTGGCGCGAGCCCAGTTCGTACCAGATCGTGTGCCAGGCGATCTACGGAGCCTCCTGAAAGAGCAGTCCACGAAGATAGATATCATGTCACAGCGGCTTAGTGTCATGGAGGGCGCGATGGCGCAGCTTGCTAAACCGGGACTCTACCAGCCGGCACTGAGCTATTCCGACGCAGCTTTGCTCAGTCACTTCTTCGCCAACACAGTCCCTACCATGGTCGTGGATGACGtaggagaaggaggaagagactTCTGGCATGTGCGGTTGCCAGATCTCAGCTCTCGACACCCCCACGTCCTCCATCTTCTGCTGGCGCTCGCTGCCCTACACAAGAGCCGGTCGTGCCCGCAGCATCAGTCCACTCACCTCCTGGAGCAGGCCGAGCGgcaccagctcctcggcatccaggGCACCACGCCCCTCCTGGGGAACATCAACGACAACTACGAGGTGGCGTACACGTCGGCCGTCCTCATCGGGCTCGTCAACCTGGCGATGGGCCCCCGCCTGGGGGAGTACGTCGCCTTCAGCGATCAGGGCGCGGCCAATTTTCTGGGCCTGCTGCGAGGGGTCCGGTCCATCAAATTCCACTACCATCAACGcgctccgccgccggagaTTCCGTCGCCGTATATGTGGGCCGTGGACAGGATCAGGGTGGCGGAGCTGGgtttccaggccggcggccatTACGGAGAACACCTGCGGCGCCTGCGCCACCTCGTTGATGAAATCACCGACGCCGGGCTGAGGGGTTCGTACGTCGCTGCCatggacgacctcgagcagctctTCGTCCGGATGGACGAGCCCGACGTGGCCACTTACTACATGAGCCCGTTCGGGTGGCTGTACCGCATCTCGGACAGGTTTCTCGGCAGGATACAGGACAAGGAGCCCCTCGCGCTCGCCATGCTGAGTTGTTTCACCATCGTGCTCAAGGGGCTGGAGAGCGGCTGGGCGGCGGACGGGTGGGCGAGTCATATCATGTCTGGCATCTGGATTTACCTCGCCCCAGAGTATAGAGACATGGTGCGGTGGCCGATGCAGAGGTTGGGCTGGGAGCCGGGTGAGGAGGATGTTCTACTGCGCGCAGCTCTGGCTTCGACCCCTTTGTCCATACACACGTAGGAAATGTACGAAATATCATGACAACTGTGCAAACCATCTTCCGCGGTTACCCTGTGATCTCCATGGCGACAATGTCTATCTGCACTTGAGCGTTCTAATGTTGCCGTTTTGTGCGTTTGCAACTTGCAACGAAAGCAGTGGGCGGTTTCGATTTTAAGGGCCGACTAAGATGTAATGCAGAAGCAATATCACTGTTGCCCTGCTAGAAACTGAAAGAGAGATATATGTGTTATGACACTAGTATGCATGTGACAGACAAATATCTGACGGTGGGTGGTCCCTTAAGGCGAGGGAGATGTACGTGAGCGGCGTATTGTCGTACTCTATGCGAGAATACGCCCATCCAGCAGCGTTGCTGTTAAAGcaaatcaatcaatcaattTAACCAAATTGACCAATCAGACTTTAGTCTACCCTTCCACTAGCCAATCAAAACTTAGGCCGAACTTGATTGATTGCTTTAACAGCAACGCTGCCATCCAGCAGGCATCTTGAGGAAAGGCAAACAAGGCCGAATTGAAACGTTGATCCACAACAAATCCAGGCTATTTCTGCCACCATGTGGATCGACTAGAAGAATTCTAACTGGTGACTGAGTTTATTCCTCCCTTTACTGTGCTGCTGGCCAACAGGAGGCTATCACCCTCAAACTCACGGCCAAGCAGCGAGGCTCCTGGGACCCAAAGAGACCAACTACAGCACTGGAGGGCGTACGAAGTGCTAATTCTCTTAAAAAGAGCATCCAGCAGCATCAAGGTAGCTCACCAACAGCAATATACGAAGCAATTGTCTTCCAAGCCAAAGGTATTACTAACTTAGCACATAGGCTTGCTATTGTTGAGGCTGAGAACCGTGGACTTCGTGCGGGCATAGAGGTATTAAGTAAGCGCCGGCGGGCTAAAAAGACCCAACCACGTCTTGGAGGGTCACTTGACGCTGCTGAAGCAGAGGCACTACAGGTGGAAAAGGGTGGTGTTAATGCTGGAGGAGACAATAACCCTCAGAAGGGGGGTCGTACGGAGGTTGCTGAACCACGCGCGCGACAATGTGGCAATTGCGGAAAGACTGGACATAACGTACGAACATGTCGGGTAGTTTGGGAGACctctgaagaagaggatgatgagtaGTTTTGATTGATATCGTACAATGCTGCTTAATTGACTTATAATAACGGTAGGAAGCAGGGTTCAAATCCATACCACGAAATCCACATATGGATCCACAATATGGATCCATgtccattccattccattccacgTAGGTTTCAGCCTTTCCATATTCACGCCACAGAACCCCTTCCATATGTTCCATATGTGGAAATTGTGGAAAGAATTGAAGATTTAGGTGGGGTTTGAAAAAACCTGGATTTCCTTGTGAAATAGCGCATACCCCAAGTACTTCtatcgccaacgacaacgcaATAGCAACAATTTTCCACCCCGTTTTACCCGCACACAAAGTTCAAACAAGTCTATTCTAGGGGGGTTACTACTACTCACGCCCTTATTTCCCCAAATCAAATTGGCTACCCTCCATCCTACTAAGTCAACCACACCCATTCCAGAACGTacagaagaagacaatcaACGACTCTTTCAGCTCTACAAAGGCTGGACCTTgacggagagagacggccaagtGCGTCAATGGGTATATCAGTTCGGCTACGAtatccagcatgcccagaAAGGGGTACGCCGATGGGTGTGTTGCCTTTGCATCAAGCaaaagcggccgaggccaaagagTTATGCCATCAAAGGGTTGCAGAATGCTGAGGGTCACCTGTACGTGGACCACAATGGCATTATGGATCCAACAGGCAAGAGGCAAAAGCCTGCCAAGGCATCTGAGAAAGCACATCAGTCCATTGCAACAATCCTACAGTTGAACCCGAAGGAGCCGAAGGAACATGATTTGATCAATACCTTGATCAAACGTTTTGACAAAACTGTATTCCAGCAGAAACCTGTCAACTGGATTGTCAATTCTAACCAATCCTTCTCGATCGTTAACGATCAACATCTTCGAGACATTTTCAACTACCTCAATCCATCGGTGGAGATCACAAAAGCCAACATTACTGACGTGACCGTGCGTGCCATCGCAGAGCGAGAATTTACTAACAACATGGAAAGAGTGAAGGGCGCTTTGCGAAAGAGTCCGAGACAGATCCACAAGTCAACATAcccacttcctggccccctcccccttcctgGCACCCCTTGCCCCACCAAGCTACACCAAAAGGTGCTACTTTTCACTATACTCTTATTTAATTACCTAAAAGGGCTATAATAAAAAGAAAACTGCATATAAGTAGAGATTTAAATATAGTTTAACTAGATAAATCATTTAACTATGCTAAATAGGGCCTAACTGTTAGATTTTTACTATACTTTAATACCTAGGCTTAAGGATTATAGTTAGCTAAAGTAACAGGATTTTAGTGTAAAATGGCTCCTGGATTCAGACTTATGACACCGCACTGTAGGTACGTGGTAACAGAAACTCAATTACTGAGCACGCATATCCTCGTATCCGTGCCCCTTCGTTCTGACAGAACCCCAATCGTATTGCATCGAATTGACATCGGTTGTCTCACAAAGCTAGTACAGGTCGTGGCGAGGCAGTTTCCTCTTTAGGACGAATCGGGCAACTAGTCCGACTTCAAGCAGTTGTTCCCAGCCAGAGTTCCTTCACAACAAATTTCGCCAAACACTACTTAGCAAGGCATACTTTCTCTTCAAGAGGTCAGAAATTATACCTATCACGCGCGACCAGTCCTTATGCGTCAACGACGAGTCAAGTTGCGCGTCTGTCCCTCACGGTTCTGGTTGAATTGAGACTGAACTCAAGTCCGTCACATCGACAGCCGGTGAGTTCGAAACACCTTTCTGGAGAGACGGGCACCAGATATGGGGTTTTGAGATGACTCGATCGCGTTGCTTTCCGCGCAACCCTATACGTCAGATGATAGGGCCATGTAGATGGCATATGCGAAAGAGCACATATGGGTGGATAATGGCACCCATCAAGCCGCATGTGTGGCTGCACAAGACTTGGCCCAGTCTGACAGGTGAAGGATATGACCGGGGTCATCAACCGCGTAAACACAAAAATTCTCCTATGCACAACTGAATCACGACAACAGGGTTAACAGCGCCCATACAACCCCATTGGACAGGAGAAGATACGCAAAGCGATGTTTCTCGAGTATGTTCCACGGCAATGCAATTGCATGAGTACTAAAGGTCTGACAAATGGTGGATTGCGTTTTGGTCCGCGGCAATTCAAACCTTGCCGCTGCTTCGGCTTAATTatcacacacaaacacatgAAAGTTAGGCCATATTGACCACCCTACAGATTCCAGGTGCACATGCGGCATTAAATTTGCGAAGAGAACGCGCGTCAATTTTCTTGCCGGACGCAAACGAGTAGATTGTAGAGAAAGCCGGCGGGAATTTCCTTTTGCAAAACCAATAAGTAAAAACACACAGATTTGAGAATGAACGTGTGCGAACTTCCTATCGCGATGAAAACAAGTAAAAAGTAACAGAACTCAGCGCTAACGCGTGTTAATTTCTTCCTGCGATGCGGATTGGTGAAAGCTTAAGGGCGCAGGCTAGCGGAGTTTGAACTGATAACATCACTCAATCTTCCCCTCTCGTCTCTTGGCAATGGAGATCTCTTTGTGATATTGACATGTACTTGTGTCTTTCAGAAGCCTTGCTAAactgctcctgcggggaggcaaaagACGTAGATCAcctggtctactgcccagcgaccctggcgaggaggcagcagtggcccaccctctacccaactggtccgctcgaccccataggacctatgggatcccttgaacgatacttcaagggactaatgactgacccaaaaggctttgaggccttcctccgcGTGACAcacttcttccggaagatctgcccacgctactagggaacgggcttcggcacgggatctagacagcctACTGAACCCTCATAGggaatagacgggaagcaatgaatctggggaaccagcgggaaccagggacagatagaaggcatagtagccatcaggcaggatttggaggacgaaaggaagggcgatgtatgaagtacatagtcctagcccacggctctccacgccacatacccttcgggaggtctgcgacaagggttccacccttgccgccatggcgttaaatacaacaacaacaacaacaacaacaacatttCCAGGCCTCCAAAGCAGCAAAACTGCAGCAGATCCAGTTCGTTTCATTTCCAGTGTGAGTTTCTCAGTTGACTGACATGGTGAGTTAGCCAGCGGTGCAAGCGATCGTTCGGTGTCTggtgacagaatccatgcatgcttctatgcgagtcatggacataacccatccaggatggtctgactgtacttaaacaggccagcctgtcatttccacctggccctagctctggaacagttattaggatagcattaggcccacaagcccgtggtgataccatccactctttagtacgaataagacactcttttctgctcactcatatatgcatattccgctggccaccctgactaaccgtcaggACACATATTCGTACGTGTCCAGAATCCCCTGCCTCTAAGTTAGAACCTGATAGAGGCATCACGGAATAGAACATCTGTGATCACCTTTGCGCTTTGCACTGCGTACATGGACGGAGCTCGTCCAACAATTAGTATATATAATATAGCTACCTACACTGTGCAAGTGCTTTTAGAGGTCTCGAATCGTAGGTAAACTATCGCTAGTGTAGTCGATTGCGTCTTGGTAGACGGATTGTTAATCAAGAGTGGAGCAACGCCGGGTGAAGAGAATTCAATAGCAATCGATTTGCAACATAGAGTAACTACTTGGTGCATAATAGAGAGGAAACAAATGCCGTCAACAGAAAATACCCTCCAAGAACTTTACAACACGTGACGGCAAACGATACCACATTCCCTTTACCCCGTGCTCTCTTGATCGCTTACAAAGACGTGGACAGGCAGTTACGATTGCTTCCACCGTCGGGCTGTCAACTTCTAGTGACAAAGACGACACATCACTATCCGCTTCATCGACGGTGTTGGAGTCGCCTACCACCCACACAGGCGTTCTGTAAGGGTCATGGAAAGAGAAGCGGCCTCGAGAGGATTGTATTGCAGAAGTGCCGATGGCAGTATAatgtttttcttcttcgtcaaccCTTGTCATTATTGATTGGGACACAGAGAACAGTAGCATATGCACTGAGAGGGTGCTCCTTTATATTTGCACCTTGGTGCTTACGTCCGTCTTAGTCGATTGACTAAGCTGTAGGCTTTCATTTACTCCATACAAGTGCTTGTA contains:
- a CDS encoding Putative zn(2)Cys(6) fungal-type DNA-binding domain, fungal transcription factor, with the protein product MVSSDDVSPARDSNSDRHEAVPGMSSSETPDSGIKHRRPHRKSRTGCQPCKKRKIKCDEARPSCLNCVRRKVDCSFPLESVVHQDPATGVCGYRYSGCRPGTSQHSSARNSAEPLARAQFVPDRVPGDLRSLLKEQSTKIDIMSQRLSVMEGAMAQLAKPGLYQPALSYSDAALLSHFFANTVPTMVVDDVGEGGRDFWHVRLPDLSSRHPHVLHLLLALAALHKSRSCPQHQSTHLLEQAERHQLLGIQGTTPLLGNINDNYEVAYTSAVLIGLVNLAMGPRLGEYVAFSDQGAANFLGLLRGVRSIKFHYHQRAPPPEIPSPYMWAVDRIRVAELGFQAGGHYGEHLRRLRHLVDEITDAGLRGSYVAAMDDLEQLFVRMDEPDVATYYMSPFGWLYRISDRFLGRIQDKEPLALAMLSCFTIVLKGLESGWAADGWASHIMSGIWIYLAPEYRDMVRWPMQRLGWEPGEEDVLLRAALASTPLSIHT